A genomic stretch from Ooceraea biroi isolate clonal line C1 chromosome 3, Obir_v5.4, whole genome shotgun sequence includes:
- the LOC105283158 gene encoding uncharacterized protein LOC105283158 isoform X1, which produces MPNPEINKRDHNYSESEPSQHINNGNGGTVNRGTKMTPVVGQIRDIDELKKIAPRVRLQDAKSLNELTRISSLSNNSSSNLQGKLSISERTRQELMKYCRTCAGLKLPLVDIFSEKGIQMRLSQQIRHLEMIDPYDSLSTQMCMDCICDLKMSYKFFMQIKKAEVKLKSIHVNLTTDNTGKKPTEPINDPSTTKQQRQLSSCLQKGEKRPLCENQEDSLPSKMKKECNSPYTTRQSTLSSLASSVKQGNRTIPRNQEEDSISTVSGIFSLKNQLKIDSCEETEARVMSGNIFEEVIKEEDEESIEEFDPDDPAFQDIEEDEAEASLKSPVVYKYDTGTKLYVRVDGNEGITVKSETFQDTRSPIPPGERENQREETKPDILKRRLQMPTLTMMTTTTTATATTTVTETGTVIAPTTMTTAITMTKNGENIETQNEIEGTLKECKIQKFDLTNPLSVNSAPEEDGIMYVTVKGSKPNELLLVKVKKMDKPIESKRIVNSTDVKPVDRFLKRYDTLVTREFPSRRTDVREQIIEEQIEEYKKKREKILGNQTTTTFAANEPSRKETHEEETSSLRKTEEEIVIVRESSEEKKVIKGEQRKDIEIVQIEESPEKAYDNADEYFSKFSKLKQKWEETKRKKENPPKELDESSIEGNLEKLERILGEKEKNLQEFQDYLKQRKIILSRLKDEDVISLYEDRFSTTVKSSAKPLPDLIDTQPPADLLPEERYLECDYCPDTFSSRDVLEEHLKSHDYRILHCCDDCGEEFPTNKAKRSHNVICVRKLICKYCDIILDSRGKKRQHEQKHVDTMYGQLCEVCGERFKHQGTLDQHLKTQHTILEKIYQCPKCPKRFAFKQKLSFHLKSVHTALRAYLCEDCGADFKNPASLRHHKIRKHQSVGNKRECPVCRKLVPFYSLSKHMHTHKSYSIQCPHCDKRFKNSSTLKQHVRIHEDQRQYRCDTCGVGFNRRDGLRLHMRVHEKTSSRGLKECSCQVCGEKFPNHSTLVMHRNRMHKDGRQYTCNICNRSMVSAWSLEWHMSHIHNESMPGINRDESGLPEKKRVSCYHCNKTFKTEMILRTHIKNTHMEKDPMKCDDCEATFTSEVRLRHHMMITHNRLEGTLACPHCPKRFVNQLRLKTHMISHSDERPYTCEICGFNLKTKIQLIKHHQNRHSDERPLQCRHCTWRCKQVSALVCHERTHTNERPYSCSVCRQRFKYLGDKNKHERRHESLGGSGFKRIVPGRNIKPKPARRDNSSGSEQEQISAKDSMSQQDIQAAEEQYEEQQDEQIVKFEREQIVKFEEQQEYGQVYEQENYEETSREASEATEVIMNMEDPNVYTEEVTADNIEPSAEMMTDEMMTNDILQSGTAVVHLQRQDDSGKIQVIPVVLSLPDLSDANAEVNLDTASIMYNN; this is translated from the exons atgccGAACCCTGAAATCAATAAACGCGACCACAACTATAGCGAGTCGGAACCTTCTCAGCACATCAATAATGGCAACGGTGGCACTGTCAACAGAGGAACCAAAATGACACCAGTCGTTGGCCAAATCAGAGATATTGATGAACTAAAGAAGATTGCGCCACGTGTTCGTCTGCAGGATGCCAAAAGTTTGAACGAGCTAACGAGGATCTCTTCCTTGAGCAATAACAGTAGTAGCAACTTGCAGGGGAAGTTGTCTATCAGCGAAAGGACACGACAGGAACTGATGAAGTATTGTCGCACTTGTGCTGGTTTGAAACTACCCTTG GTGGACATCTTCAGCGAGAAGGGCATTCAAATGCGATTGAGCCAACAGATAAGGCACTTGGAAATGATTGACCCTTACGACAGTCTCTCCACACAAATGTGCATGGATTGCATCTGCGATCTTAAAATGAGCTACAAATTTTTCATGCAGATTAAAAAGGCCGAAGTGAAGCTCAAATCCATTCACGTGAACCTGACGACCGACAACACTGGGAAGAAACCAACAGAACCAATCAACGATCCGTCGACAACAAAGCAGCAGAGACAACTGTCGTCTTGCTTACAGA aaggagagaaaagacCGTTATGTGAGAACCAAGAAGACTCACTCccttcaaaaatgaaaaaggaatGTAATTCACCTTACACAACTCGACAAAGCACCTTATCTTCGCTTGCTTCCTCGGTGAAGCAAGGAAATCGTACAATTCCAAGAAATCAGGAAGAAGATTCCATTTCCACTGTCTCGGGCATTTTCTCATTGAAAAATCAGCTGAAAATCGACTCGTGTGAAGAGACGGAAGCACGTGTGATGAGCGGAAACATCTTCGAGGAGGTGATAAAAGAGGAAGATGAAGAATCTATCGAGGAATTTGATCCCGATGACCCAGCTTTCCAGGATATCGAGGAAGACGAGGCGGAAGCATCTTTAAAATCTCCGGTTGTTTACAAGTATGACACAGGGACGAAGTTGTACGTGAGGGTGGATGGGAATGAAGGAATCACCGTAAAGTCTGAGACTTTTCAAGATACCAGATCCCCCATTCCACCaggtgagagagagaaccaAAGGGAAGAAACAAAACCGGATATTTTGAAAAGAAGATTACAGATGCCAACactgacgatgatgacgacgacaacgaccgCGACGGCAACGACGACAGTGACGGAAACGGGGACCGTGATAGCGCCAACGACGATGACCACGGCGATTACAATGACAAAAAATGGAGAAAACATTGAAACGCAAAATGAAATAGAGGGCACTTTAAAGGAGTGCAAGATACAAAAGTTTGACTTGACTAATCCGCTGAGCGTGAACAGTGCTCCAGAGGAAGATGGTATTATGTACGTAACCGTGAAGGGGTCTAAGCCAAACGAACTTTTACTAGTAAAG gtgaaaaaaatggataAACCCATAGAATCGAAACGCATAGTGAACTCTACCGATGTCAAGCCTGTTGATCGTTTTTTAAAACGTTACGACACGTTGGTGACGAGGGAATTTCCATCTCGTCGTACTGACGTGCGCGAGCAAATAATCGAGGAACAGATCGAAGAGTACAAAAAGAAACGGGAAAAGATTTTGGGAAACCAGACAACAACGACTTTTGCCGCGAATGAACCATCGCGAAAAGAAACACACGAAGAAGAAACATCAAGTCTCAGAAAGACGGAAGaagaaattgtaattgtaagaGAGAGCAGTGAAGAGAAGAAGGTTATTAAAGGAGAGCAGCGAAAAGACATCGAGATCGTTCAGATTGAGGAGAGTCCGGAAAAGGCTTACGATAACGCGGatgaatatttttcgaaattttcaaaattgaagCAAAAGTGGGAGGAAACGAAACGGAAAAAGGAGAATCCGCCGAAGGAATTGGACGAATCCTCTATCGAAGGAAACTTGGAAAAGTTGGAGAGAATTCTcggagaaaaggaaaagaatctACAG GAGTTCCAAGATTACCTGAAACAACGCAAGATTATCCTTTCCCGTCTCAAGGACGAGGACGTGATCTCCCTGTACGAGGATCGATTCAGTACCACCGTAAAGTCATCGGCTAAACCTCTTCCAGACCTCATTGATACTCAACCGCCTGCCGATCTCCTACCCGAAGAGCGGTACTTGGAATGTGACTACTGCCCGGACACTTTTTCGAGTCGCGACGTGCTCGAGGAACACCTCAAGTCCCACGACTACCGTATCCTTCACTGTTGCGACGACTGCGGCGAAGAGTTCCCGACCAATAAAGCAAAACGGAGTCACAACGTGATTTGCGTAAGGAAGCTGATTTGCAAATATTGCGACATAATTTTAGATTCTCGAGGGAAGAAGCGTCAACACGAGCAAAAGCACGTCGACACCATGTACGGGCAACTTTGTGAGGTGTGTGGGGAGAGGTTCAAACACCAGGGGACACTCGATCAGCATCTGAAAACGCAGCATACGATTTTAGAGAAGATTTATCAGTGTCCGAAATGCCCGAAACGATTTGCATTTAAGCAGAAACTGAGTTTCCACCTAAAATCGGTTCACACAGCTCTGAGAGCGTATCTTTGTGAAGATTGCGGCGCCGATTTCAAGAACCCAGCAAGTCTGAGGCATCACAAGATCAGGAAGCACCAATCAGTTGGCAATAAGAGGGAGTGTCCGGTTTGCAGAAAATTGGTGCCGTTTTACAGCTTGTCCAAGCACATGCACACCCACAAATCTTACAGCATTCAGTGCCCGCACTGCGACAAAAGGTTCAAGAACAGCTCGACTTTGAAGCAACACGTGAGGATTCACGAGGATCAAAGGCAGTATCGTTGCGACACCTGCGGCGTTGGATTTAATCGGAGGGATGGTTTGCGGCTGCACATGCGAGTGCACGAAAAAACGAGCAGCAGAGGATTGAAAGAGTGCTCGTGCCAAGTCTGCGGAGAAAAATTTCCGAATCATTCGACCTTGGTAATGCACAGAAACCGAATGCACAAGGACGGGAGGCAGTACACGTGCAACATTTGCAATAGATCAATGGTCTCGGCGTGGTCGCTCGAGTGGCACATGTCGCACATTCACAACGAATCGATGCcag GTATAAACCGCGACGAGTCTGGTTTACCCGAGAAGAAACGGGTCTCCTGTTACCATTGCAACAAGACGTTCAAAACGGAAATGATCCTGCGCACACATATCAAGAACACGCATATGGAGAAGGACCCAATGAAATGCGACGACTGCGAGGCGACTTTCACATCGGAAGTGCGTCTACGTCATCATATGATGATCACGCACAACCGTCTCGAGGGCACCTTGGCATGCCCCCATTGTCCGAAACGATTCGTCAATCAATTGAGACTAAAGACCCACATGATTTCCCATTCCGACGAGAGGCCTTACACCTGTGAGATCTGTGGCTTCAACCTCAAAACGAAGATACAGCTGATCAAACATCACCAGAATCGACACAGCGATGAGAGACCTTTACAATGcag GCATTGTACCTGGCGGTGCAAGCAAGTAAGTGCCCTCGTCTGCCACGAGCGTACGCACACCAACGAACGCCCGTACTCGTGCAGCGTATGCCGGCAGCGGTTCAAGTATCTCGGCGATAAGAATAAACACGAGCGGCGTCACGAGAGCCTTGGCGGTTCCGGGTTCAAACGTATCGTGCCTGGAAGGAACATCAAGCCGAAACCAGCGCGCCGTGACAATTCCTCGGGGTCCGAGCAAGAGCAGATCTCGGCGAAAGATTCCATGAGCCAGCAGGATATCCAAGCTGCCGAGGAACAATACGAAGAGCAACAGGATGAGCAAATTGTAAAATTCGAACGAGAGCAGATCGTCAAGTTTGAGGAGCAACAGGAATATGGACAAGTGTACGAGCAA GAGAACTATGAAGAGACTTCGAGAGAAGCGTCGGAAGCCACAGAGGTGATCATGAACATGGAAGATCCCAATGTGTACACGGAAGAAGTAACGGCCGACAACATAGAACCCAGTGCGGAGATGATGACGGATGAGATGATGACGAATGATATTCTGCAATCCGGCACTGCCGTGGTACATCTGCAACGACAGGATGATTCGGGAAAGATTCAAGTGATACCCGTGGTGCTGTCCTTGCCCGATCTATCGGATGCGAATGCCGAAGTCAATCTCGACACTGCATCTatcatgtataataattag
- the LOC105283161 gene encoding bifunctional 3'-phosphoadenosine 5'-phosphosulfate synthase, translating to MSSSKERDAAPPPSKKFMTSCANVSEQAHHVSRAKRGQAIGSIRGFRGCTVWLTGLSGAGKTSISFQVEAILVNHGIAAYGLDGDNVRSGLNRNLTFSKQDRKENIRRVAEVAKLFADSGQICLCSFVSPFEEDRQMARQIHKEADLPFFEVFVDTPLQVCEARDTKGLYKKARQGAIKGFTGIDQMYERPMNSDLVVKTENCTPEESAATVIELLEKYRIIPQLEKSSDLPIRELFVPDSRLASAKAEAETLPSVEVTELDVQWLQILAEGWAAPLTGFMREYQYLQAQHLRCLLEGSKEINQSVPIVLAVSTADKNRLEGSCAISLKYQDEILAILRKPEFYFHRKEERCSWQFGTNNLEHPYVRLIHNSGDWLCGGDLEVLKRIKWHDGLDRYRLTPNEIRAKCRKMKADAVFAFQLRNPIHNGHALLMQDTRKRLLEERGFRNPVLLLHPLGGWIKDDDVPLYTRILQHKAVLDEGVLDADSTLLAIFPSPMMYAGPIEVQWHAKARMNAGANFYIVGRDPAGIPHPNKNATPDGNLYDPTHGARVLSMARGLDNLEIIPFRVAAYDTRNSKMAFFEPERKQDFEFISGTKMRGLAKAGQSPPNGFMAPKAWQVLVQYYQSLE from the exons ATGTCATCGAGCAAAGAACGAGACGCTGCACCGCCACCGAGTAAAAAGTTTATGACG AGCTGCGCGAACGTATCGGAGCAGGCTCACCATGTATCCAGAGCGAAGCGGGGGCAAGCTATCGGCAGTATTCGAGGATTTCGAGGTTGCACGGTATGGTTGACCGGACTCTCGGGTGCTGGCAAGACCTCTATATCCTTCCAGGTAGAGGCCATTCTGGTAAATCATGGTATTGCGGCTTACGGCCTGGACGGCGACAACGTCCGGAGCGGTCTAAACCGCAACTTGACCTTCAGCAAACAAGACAGAAAGGAAAACATCAGAAGAGTAGCCGAAGTAGCGAAACTCTTCGCCGACAGCGGACAGATTTGTCTCTGTAGTTTCGTGTCGCCTTTCGAGGAAGACAGGCAGATGGCGAGGCAGATTCACAAAGAGGCCGACTTACCCTTCTTCGAGGTATTCGTAGACACGCCTCTGCAAGTCTGCGAAGCTCGCGATACGAAAGGTCTCTACAAGAAAGCCCGGCAGGGCGCTATCAAAGGCTTCACCGGCATTGACCAGATGTACGAGAGGCCCATGAATTCCGATTTGGTCGTCAAGACGGAGAATTGCACCCCTGAAGAGTCCGCCGCGACTGTAATTGAGCTCTTAGAAAAGTATCGTATCATTCCGCAGCTTGAAAAGTCTTCGGACCTCCCGATCAGGGAGCTCTTCGTACCGGATTCTAGGCTGGCATCGGCCAAAGCGGAAGCGGAGACTCTGCCGAGCGTGGAGGTCACGGAACTTGACGTGCAGTGGCTGCAGATTCTGGCCGAGGGATGGGCGGCGCCGTTAACGGGTTTCATGAGAGAGTACCAATACCTTCAG GCCCAACATCTGCGATGTCTGCTCGAGGGCAGCAAGGAAATCAATCAGTCGGTCCCGATTGTCCTTGCGGTGAGCACAGCTGACAAGAATCGCCTGGAGGGCTCTTGCGCCATCAGCTTGAAGTACCAGGACGAGATTCTCGCCATTTTACGAAAACCAGAGTTTTATTTCCACCGAAAAGAGGAACGTTGCAGTTGGCAGTTTGGCACCAACAACTTGGAACACCCTTACGTCAGGTTGATTCATAATTCCGGAGACTGGTTGTGCGGCGGCGATCTCGAGGTGTTGAAGAGAATCAAGTGGCACGACGGGCTCGACAGGTACAGGCTCACGCCAAACGAGATCCGCGCCAAGTGCCGGAAAATGAAGGCCGATGCCGTGTTCGCCTTCCAGTTGAGAAATCCCATTCACAATGGGCATGCGTTGCTCATGCAg GACACCAGGAAACGATTGCTGGAGGAGCGGGGTTTCAGGAACCCCGTGCTACTGTTGCATCCGCTAGGAGGCTGGATCAAGGACGACGATGTGCCTCTGTATACTAGGATTCTTCAGCACAAGGCCGTTCTGGACGAAGGTGTGCTGGATGCCGATTCCACGTTGCTGGCCATCTTCCCCAGCCCGATGATGTACGCCGGACCAATCGAG GTGCAATGGCACGCGAAAGCCAGGATGAACGCTGGTGCCAACTTTTACATCGTAGGCAGAGATCCCGCGGGTATTCCGCATCCCAACAAGAACGCCACGCCCGATGGCAATTTGTACGATCCCACTCATGGTGCTCGAGTGCTCTCCATGGCCAGAGGTCTTGACAATCTCGAAATAATCCCCTTCAGGGTGGCTGCCTACGACACGCGAAACAGCAAAATGGCATTTTTCGAACCCGAACGGAAACAGGACTTTGAATTTATCTCGGGAACGAAAATGCGGG GATTAGCGAAGGCGGGTCAAAGTCCCCCGAATGGCTTTATGGCACCCAAGGCGTGGCAAGTGCTCGTGCAATACTACCAAAGCCTAGAATga
- the LOC105283158 gene encoding uncharacterized protein LOC105283158 isoform X2, translating into MPNPEINKRDHNYSESEPSQHINNGNGGTVNRGTKMTPVVGQIRDIDELKKIAPRVRLQDAKSLNELTRISSLSNNSSSNLQGKLSISERTRQELMKYCRTCAGLKLPLIKKAEVKLKSIHVNLTTDNTGKKPTEPINDPSTTKQQRQLSSCLQKGEKRPLCENQEDSLPSKMKKECNSPYTTRQSTLSSLASSVKQGNRTIPRNQEEDSISTVSGIFSLKNQLKIDSCEETEARVMSGNIFEEVIKEEDEESIEEFDPDDPAFQDIEEDEAEASLKSPVVYKYDTGTKLYVRVDGNEGITVKSETFQDTRSPIPPGERENQREETKPDILKRRLQMPTLTMMTTTTTATATTTVTETGTVIAPTTMTTAITMTKNGENIETQNEIEGTLKECKIQKFDLTNPLSVNSAPEEDGIMYVTVKGSKPNELLLVKVKKMDKPIESKRIVNSTDVKPVDRFLKRYDTLVTREFPSRRTDVREQIIEEQIEEYKKKREKILGNQTTTTFAANEPSRKETHEEETSSLRKTEEEIVIVRESSEEKKVIKGEQRKDIEIVQIEESPEKAYDNADEYFSKFSKLKQKWEETKRKKENPPKELDESSIEGNLEKLERILGEKEKNLQEFQDYLKQRKIILSRLKDEDVISLYEDRFSTTVKSSAKPLPDLIDTQPPADLLPEERYLECDYCPDTFSSRDVLEEHLKSHDYRILHCCDDCGEEFPTNKAKRSHNVICVRKLICKYCDIILDSRGKKRQHEQKHVDTMYGQLCEVCGERFKHQGTLDQHLKTQHTILEKIYQCPKCPKRFAFKQKLSFHLKSVHTALRAYLCEDCGADFKNPASLRHHKIRKHQSVGNKRECPVCRKLVPFYSLSKHMHTHKSYSIQCPHCDKRFKNSSTLKQHVRIHEDQRQYRCDTCGVGFNRRDGLRLHMRVHEKTSSRGLKECSCQVCGEKFPNHSTLVMHRNRMHKDGRQYTCNICNRSMVSAWSLEWHMSHIHNESMPGINRDESGLPEKKRVSCYHCNKTFKTEMILRTHIKNTHMEKDPMKCDDCEATFTSEVRLRHHMMITHNRLEGTLACPHCPKRFVNQLRLKTHMISHSDERPYTCEICGFNLKTKIQLIKHHQNRHSDERPLQCRHCTWRCKQVSALVCHERTHTNERPYSCSVCRQRFKYLGDKNKHERRHESLGGSGFKRIVPGRNIKPKPARRDNSSGSEQEQISAKDSMSQQDIQAAEEQYEEQQDEQIVKFEREQIVKFEEQQEYGQVYEQENYEETSREASEATEVIMNMEDPNVYTEEVTADNIEPSAEMMTDEMMTNDILQSGTAVVHLQRQDDSGKIQVIPVVLSLPDLSDANAEVNLDTASIMYNN; encoded by the exons atgccGAACCCTGAAATCAATAAACGCGACCACAACTATAGCGAGTCGGAACCTTCTCAGCACATCAATAATGGCAACGGTGGCACTGTCAACAGAGGAACCAAAATGACACCAGTCGTTGGCCAAATCAGAGATATTGATGAACTAAAGAAGATTGCGCCACGTGTTCGTCTGCAGGATGCCAAAAGTTTGAACGAGCTAACGAGGATCTCTTCCTTGAGCAATAACAGTAGTAGCAACTTGCAGGGGAAGTTGTCTATCAGCGAAAGGACACGACAGGAACTGATGAAGTATTGTCGCACTTGTGCTGGTTTGAAACTACCCTTG ATTAAAAAGGCCGAAGTGAAGCTCAAATCCATTCACGTGAACCTGACGACCGACAACACTGGGAAGAAACCAACAGAACCAATCAACGATCCGTCGACAACAAAGCAGCAGAGACAACTGTCGTCTTGCTTACAGA aaggagagaaaagacCGTTATGTGAGAACCAAGAAGACTCACTCccttcaaaaatgaaaaaggaatGTAATTCACCTTACACAACTCGACAAAGCACCTTATCTTCGCTTGCTTCCTCGGTGAAGCAAGGAAATCGTACAATTCCAAGAAATCAGGAAGAAGATTCCATTTCCACTGTCTCGGGCATTTTCTCATTGAAAAATCAGCTGAAAATCGACTCGTGTGAAGAGACGGAAGCACGTGTGATGAGCGGAAACATCTTCGAGGAGGTGATAAAAGAGGAAGATGAAGAATCTATCGAGGAATTTGATCCCGATGACCCAGCTTTCCAGGATATCGAGGAAGACGAGGCGGAAGCATCTTTAAAATCTCCGGTTGTTTACAAGTATGACACAGGGACGAAGTTGTACGTGAGGGTGGATGGGAATGAAGGAATCACCGTAAAGTCTGAGACTTTTCAAGATACCAGATCCCCCATTCCACCaggtgagagagagaaccaAAGGGAAGAAACAAAACCGGATATTTTGAAAAGAAGATTACAGATGCCAACactgacgatgatgacgacgacaacgaccgCGACGGCAACGACGACAGTGACGGAAACGGGGACCGTGATAGCGCCAACGACGATGACCACGGCGATTACAATGACAAAAAATGGAGAAAACATTGAAACGCAAAATGAAATAGAGGGCACTTTAAAGGAGTGCAAGATACAAAAGTTTGACTTGACTAATCCGCTGAGCGTGAACAGTGCTCCAGAGGAAGATGGTATTATGTACGTAACCGTGAAGGGGTCTAAGCCAAACGAACTTTTACTAGTAAAG gtgaaaaaaatggataAACCCATAGAATCGAAACGCATAGTGAACTCTACCGATGTCAAGCCTGTTGATCGTTTTTTAAAACGTTACGACACGTTGGTGACGAGGGAATTTCCATCTCGTCGTACTGACGTGCGCGAGCAAATAATCGAGGAACAGATCGAAGAGTACAAAAAGAAACGGGAAAAGATTTTGGGAAACCAGACAACAACGACTTTTGCCGCGAATGAACCATCGCGAAAAGAAACACACGAAGAAGAAACATCAAGTCTCAGAAAGACGGAAGaagaaattgtaattgtaagaGAGAGCAGTGAAGAGAAGAAGGTTATTAAAGGAGAGCAGCGAAAAGACATCGAGATCGTTCAGATTGAGGAGAGTCCGGAAAAGGCTTACGATAACGCGGatgaatatttttcgaaattttcaaaattgaagCAAAAGTGGGAGGAAACGAAACGGAAAAAGGAGAATCCGCCGAAGGAATTGGACGAATCCTCTATCGAAGGAAACTTGGAAAAGTTGGAGAGAATTCTcggagaaaaggaaaagaatctACAG GAGTTCCAAGATTACCTGAAACAACGCAAGATTATCCTTTCCCGTCTCAAGGACGAGGACGTGATCTCCCTGTACGAGGATCGATTCAGTACCACCGTAAAGTCATCGGCTAAACCTCTTCCAGACCTCATTGATACTCAACCGCCTGCCGATCTCCTACCCGAAGAGCGGTACTTGGAATGTGACTACTGCCCGGACACTTTTTCGAGTCGCGACGTGCTCGAGGAACACCTCAAGTCCCACGACTACCGTATCCTTCACTGTTGCGACGACTGCGGCGAAGAGTTCCCGACCAATAAAGCAAAACGGAGTCACAACGTGATTTGCGTAAGGAAGCTGATTTGCAAATATTGCGACATAATTTTAGATTCTCGAGGGAAGAAGCGTCAACACGAGCAAAAGCACGTCGACACCATGTACGGGCAACTTTGTGAGGTGTGTGGGGAGAGGTTCAAACACCAGGGGACACTCGATCAGCATCTGAAAACGCAGCATACGATTTTAGAGAAGATTTATCAGTGTCCGAAATGCCCGAAACGATTTGCATTTAAGCAGAAACTGAGTTTCCACCTAAAATCGGTTCACACAGCTCTGAGAGCGTATCTTTGTGAAGATTGCGGCGCCGATTTCAAGAACCCAGCAAGTCTGAGGCATCACAAGATCAGGAAGCACCAATCAGTTGGCAATAAGAGGGAGTGTCCGGTTTGCAGAAAATTGGTGCCGTTTTACAGCTTGTCCAAGCACATGCACACCCACAAATCTTACAGCATTCAGTGCCCGCACTGCGACAAAAGGTTCAAGAACAGCTCGACTTTGAAGCAACACGTGAGGATTCACGAGGATCAAAGGCAGTATCGTTGCGACACCTGCGGCGTTGGATTTAATCGGAGGGATGGTTTGCGGCTGCACATGCGAGTGCACGAAAAAACGAGCAGCAGAGGATTGAAAGAGTGCTCGTGCCAAGTCTGCGGAGAAAAATTTCCGAATCATTCGACCTTGGTAATGCACAGAAACCGAATGCACAAGGACGGGAGGCAGTACACGTGCAACATTTGCAATAGATCAATGGTCTCGGCGTGGTCGCTCGAGTGGCACATGTCGCACATTCACAACGAATCGATGCcag GTATAAACCGCGACGAGTCTGGTTTACCCGAGAAGAAACGGGTCTCCTGTTACCATTGCAACAAGACGTTCAAAACGGAAATGATCCTGCGCACACATATCAAGAACACGCATATGGAGAAGGACCCAATGAAATGCGACGACTGCGAGGCGACTTTCACATCGGAAGTGCGTCTACGTCATCATATGATGATCACGCACAACCGTCTCGAGGGCACCTTGGCATGCCCCCATTGTCCGAAACGATTCGTCAATCAATTGAGACTAAAGACCCACATGATTTCCCATTCCGACGAGAGGCCTTACACCTGTGAGATCTGTGGCTTCAACCTCAAAACGAAGATACAGCTGATCAAACATCACCAGAATCGACACAGCGATGAGAGACCTTTACAATGcag GCATTGTACCTGGCGGTGCAAGCAAGTAAGTGCCCTCGTCTGCCACGAGCGTACGCACACCAACGAACGCCCGTACTCGTGCAGCGTATGCCGGCAGCGGTTCAAGTATCTCGGCGATAAGAATAAACACGAGCGGCGTCACGAGAGCCTTGGCGGTTCCGGGTTCAAACGTATCGTGCCTGGAAGGAACATCAAGCCGAAACCAGCGCGCCGTGACAATTCCTCGGGGTCCGAGCAAGAGCAGATCTCGGCGAAAGATTCCATGAGCCAGCAGGATATCCAAGCTGCCGAGGAACAATACGAAGAGCAACAGGATGAGCAAATTGTAAAATTCGAACGAGAGCAGATCGTCAAGTTTGAGGAGCAACAGGAATATGGACAAGTGTACGAGCAA GAGAACTATGAAGAGACTTCGAGAGAAGCGTCGGAAGCCACAGAGGTGATCATGAACATGGAAGATCCCAATGTGTACACGGAAGAAGTAACGGCCGACAACATAGAACCCAGTGCGGAGATGATGACGGATGAGATGATGACGAATGATATTCTGCAATCCGGCACTGCCGTGGTACATCTGCAACGACAGGATGATTCGGGAAAGATTCAAGTGATACCCGTGGTGCTGTCCTTGCCCGATCTATCGGATGCGAATGCCGAAGTCAATCTCGACACTGCATCTatcatgtataataattag